TCGCCGGCATCCTGACCCCGGAAGAGGCCGATTCGATGGAGCGCGCCATCGAGGAAGGCTGTGAACGGGTGTCACCTTAAACCGGCGCACTTAAAGAATACAACGGAATTGCAGAGGGGAACATTAGAAAGATGTAGAAGGACAGACATTTAGTGAGGAAATTACGGAAGGAGTGAGGTTTTATGAACCCTCTTCTGAAGAGAATTACCGTTGATCCGAATATCTGCTTCGGCAAGCCCTGTATCCGCGGCACAAGGATCTGGGTTTCTCTGATACTGGATTTTTTAGCCAGCGGGATGACCATTGAAGAAATATTGGAGGAGTATCCAGACCTTCAGCGGGAAGACATTTACGCTGCGATCGCTTACGGAGCAGAGATGTCCCGGGAGCGGTACGTGGATATCGCCACGGAGGCTACCGGATGAGGTT
This DNA window, taken from Bacillota bacterium, encodes the following:
- a CDS encoding DUF433 domain-containing protein, yielding MNPLLKRITVDPNICFGKPCIRGTRIWVSLILDFLASGMTIEEILEEYPDLQREDIYAAIAYGAEMSRERYVDIATEATG